The following proteins are encoded in a genomic region of Alnus glutinosa chromosome 8, dhAlnGlut1.1, whole genome shotgun sequence:
- the LOC133876563 gene encoding uncharacterized protein LOC133876563 translates to MAKVSLSCFFLLLALLFVNINGSEAEEKVGVYELKRGKFSVKLTNYGAVVLSVNLPDKFGKIDDVVLGFDSVKEYKNDSTYFGAIVGRVANRIGEAQFTLNGKKYKLPANDGKNTLHGGPRGYSDVVWTVKSYRPDSHITFTYHSSDGEEGFPGDLSVSVTYELIQKNKLAVIMGAKALNKATPVNLAQHTYWNLGGQASGNILSHSLQLFGSKITSVDDQLIPTGKIDPVKGTPYDFLEPRQIGSRLKELSNGYDINYVLDSGSPLHLKKAAVVHESKSGRKMELWTNKPGVQFYTGNLLHNLKGKGGFVYSQHAALCLETQGFPDSVNHPNFPSQIVNPGQIYKHIMVYRFTAH, encoded by the exons ATGGCTAAGGTGTCTCTGTCATGTTTCTTTCTTCTGCTGGCTCTTTTGTTTGTAAATATTAATGGTTCCGAGGCAGAGGAAAAAGTTGGAGTTTATGAGCTGAAGAGAGGAAAGTTTTCTGTGAAGCTCACCAACTATGGTGCAGTTGTGCTGTCTGTTAATCTCCCTGATAAATTCG gGAAAATAGATGATGTTGTTCTTGGATTCGACTCAGTTAAGGAGTACAAG AATGATTCAACCTACTTTGGGGCCATTGTTGGTCGCGTTGCTAACAGAATTGGAGAGGCTCAATTCACTTTGAATGGCAAAAAGTATAAATTACCTGCTAATGACGGGAAGAATACGCTCCATG GTGGCCCCAGAGGATATAGTGACGTTGTTTGGACTGTAAAGAGCTATAGACCAGATAGTCATATAACATTCACCTATCACAGTTCTGATGGTGAAgaag GCTTTCCTGGTGATCTTTCTGTCTCAGTGACATACGAGCTTATTCAGAAAAACAAATTAGCTGTAATAATGGGAGCCAAGGCTCTCAACAAGGCCACACCAGTGAATTTAGCCCAACACACTTACTGGAATCTTGGTGGCCAAGCGAGTGGCAATATCTTGTCACACAGTCTCCAGCTTTTCGGGTCAAAGATTACTTCGGTCGACGACCAACTCATCCCGACCGGCAAAATTGACCCCGTCAAAGGAACGCCATACGATTTCCTTGAACCCCGTCAGATTGGTAGCAGGTTGAAGGAGCTATCTAATGGATATGACATCAACTATGTGCTAGACAGTGGCAGTCCTCTTCACCTGAAGAAGGCGGCCGTGGTCCATGAAAGTAAATCAGGGAGGAAAATGGAGCTGTGGACTAATAAACCTGGTGTGCAGTTTTACACCGGTAACTTGCTGCATAATTTGAAGGGGAAAGGTGGTTTCGTTTATTCACAACATGCTGCCCTCTGCTTGGAGACACAGGGGTTCCCTGACTCTGTTAATCACCCAAATTTCCCTTCGCAGATTGTTAATCCCGGACAGATCTATAAGCATATCATGGTTTACAGATTCACAGCtcactag
- the LOC133876009 gene encoding uncharacterized protein LOC133876009 — MVERPMPEMPCRFQRMYISLAAMKNGFKDGCRPVIGLDACFLKGVYKGQLMAAIGRDANNNMYPISMAVVEAETKDSWSWFLEALLADLRPSGVRRWTFISDRQKGLVPSLMEVCPNAEHRICVRHLYANFRNDGHRGVLLKDLLWRAAASYTQNEFYAVMEELKGLNLPTYEYLSKVDPATWCRGWFNTYAKCDLLHNNLAECFNSWITKFRDKTILVMLEGIRTSLMRRYQRKREIIAAMEGNVGPKIKEKLEIEEDEAGHCTPTFAGDGLFEVECRGRRYAVNLPAKTCGCRKWDVSGIPCAHAISSIWHGGGNPEDYLSPYFGKEMYLKAYTPIIYPVPSEEQWARTNQPIIEPPKAMASSGRPKKLRNRGADETLNPYTVRKGGTKNQCRMCKKYGHNTRTCTARMRHDERQERRRNFYRKHAADLDCNLDRLDGSSSAPSVAQSTASMPSAPSSATSSAPCVGNPTHPTGSRGQKRRREDGSSSVSGQGQGRGASSASTQSRGQRSTRGRGASSEGEGQGQGEGIATAQGRGQNTTRGRGESSTTTAQGRGQRSTRGRGASSQGEGIATAQGRGQKSNLGLATRTRISGRLRTSVLQTGMHKSKGKLLVDLTGNPTGPPKVPGGGPACSWGPPKSATGITFRVAPPDFDMHNLVAASTVIPQPEVQGVAKKNDKGKKKDVESLNMVYYYVDIC; from the exons atGGTTGAGAGACCTATGCCCGAAATGCCATGTAGATTCCAAAGGATGTACATATCCTTGGCAGCAATGAAAAATGGCTTCAAGGATGGGTGTAGGCCTGTGATAGGCCTTGATGCGTGTTTCTTGAAGGGGGTTTACAAGGGGCAGTTAATGGCAGCTATTGGAAGGGATGCCAATAATAACATGTATCCAATATCCATGGCAGTTGTAGAGGCAGAGACCAAGGATAGCTGGTCATGGTTTCTTGAGGCACTATTGGCTGATCTTCGCCCCAGTGGTGTACGTAGATGGACTTTTATTTCAGATAGACAAAAG GGTCTTGTACCAAGTCTTATGGAGGTGTGCCCTAACGCTGAGCATCGGATATGTGTGCGGCACTTGTACGCCAATTTTCGGAACGACGGTCACCGGGGGGTGTTACTAAAGGACTTGCTGTGGAGAGCTGCTGCATCTTACACACAGAATGAGTTCTATGCTGTAATGGAAGAGCTTAAGGGCCTTAATCTGCCAACCTATGAGTACCTTTCGAAGGTTGACCCTGCAACTTGGTGTAGGGGATGGTTCAACACATATGCAAAGTGTGACCTCTTACACAACAATTTGGCCGAGTGCTTCAATTCTTGGATCACCAAGTTCAGAGATAAGACCATACTGGTAATGTTGGAAGGCATTAGGACAAGTTTGATGAGAAGGTACCAGCGGAAAAGAGAAATTATAGCTGCGATGGAAGGCAATGTTGGGCCAAAAATTAAGGAGAAGTTGGAGATAGAAGAAGATGAGGCCGGACATTGTACACCAACATTTGCTGGTGATGGTTTATTTGAGGTCGAGTGCAGGGGTAGAAGGTATGCTGTGAATTTACCTGCCAAGACATGTGGGTGCAGAAAGTGGGATGTTTCTGGTATCCCATGTGCTCATGCCATCTCATCAATATGGCATGGTGGAGGCAACCCTGAGGATTATCTGAGCCCATACTTTGGCAAGGAGATGTACCTAAAGGCATACACACCCATCATCTACCCTGTACCCAGTGAGGAGCAGTGGGCTAGGACAAATCAACCCATCATTGAACCACCTAAGGCAATGGCATCTTCGGGAAGACCTAAAAAACTGAGGAACAGAGGGGCTGATGAGACCTTAAATCCCTACACAGTTAGAAAGGGTGGTACGAAGAACCAATGTAGGATGTGCAAAAAATATGGTCACAATACTAGAACATGCACTGCGAGGATGCGACATGATGAAAGACAAGAACGTAGGCGGAATTTCTATAGAAAACATGCAGCAGATCTTGACTGCAATCTTGACAGG ttggaTGGTTCATCCAGTGCCCCATCTGTGGCCCAATCTACTGCATCAATGCCAAGTGCCCCATCCAGTGCCACATCCAGCGCTCCATGTGTTGGTAATCCTACTCACCCAACAGGAAGTAGGGGGcaaaagaggagaagagaagatgGTTCAAGCAGTGTGTCTGGACAAGGTCAGGGAAGGGGTGCAAGCAGTGCATCTACACAAAGTCGAGGTCAAAGGAGCACAAGAGGAAGGGGTGCAAGCAGTGAaggggaaggacaaggtcaggGTGAAGGCATTGCAACTGCACAAGGTAGAGGGCAAAATACGACAAGAGGAAGGGGTGAAAGCAGTACAACTACTGCACAAGGTCGAGGTCAAAGGAGCACAAGAGGAAGGGGTGCAAGCAGTCAGGGTGAAGGCATTGCTACTGCACAAGGTAGGGGGCAAAAGAGCAATCTCGGGTTGGCCACCAGGACAAGAATATCTGGCAGGTTGAGAACTTCTGTTTTACAAACAGGAATGCACAAGAGCAAAGGAAAACTCCTTGTCGATCTCACTGGAAACCCTACTGGACCACCGAAAGTTCCAGGGGGTGGACCAGCATGCTCATGGGGTCCTCCCAAAAGTGCAACTGGTATCACTTTTAGAGTTGCTCCCCCTGATTTCGACATGCACAATTTGGTTGCTGCATCCACTGTCATTCCTCAACCAGAAGTACAAGGAgttgcaaagaagaatgacaaagggaagaaaaaagatGTGGAGAGTCTGAACATGGTTTATTATTATGTTGACATATGTTAA
- the LOC133874969 gene encoding ABC transporter A family member 7-like, whose product MADPSPGPASFWTQANALLRKNVTYQRRNMKTNIRLIAFPFILCLLLVLLQALVNSLLDKPSNNCGCACINTTGDGKCVEVCGLEYSDLDQAGTCQIPNPPEWPPLLQIPAPEYRAVTTDFVPFTDLPNESCRSSGSCPATFLFTGNNQSLGEILAGNMITSSFTLNASDVVDTLATNVAGSASYPQTTNFLDPTFVSGEPVYNVQSQCPSNSTFSVSFKQSSIELQQVVSCVQGLHLWRNSSSEINDELYKGYRKGNLESKINEIIAAYDFLNSNGNSFNVNIWYNSTYKNDTGQTAIALARVPRSVNLASNAYLQFLQGPGTKMIFEFVKEMPKPETKVRLDLSSLLGTLFFTWVILQLFPVILTSLVYEKQQKLRIMMKMHGLGDGPYWMISYAYFLLLSFIYMLCFVIFGSVIGLKFFTMNDYSIQFVFYFIYINLQISLAFLVAAMFSNIKTAAVIGYICVFGTGLLGGFLFQFFVQDTSFPRGWIIVMELYPGFSLYRGLYEFAQASFTGNSLGTHGMRWGDLSNSMNGMKEVLIIMFVEWLVVLFVAYYIDRVVTSGSKGPLFFLQNFRKKPPSFRKPSLQRQESKVFVQMDKPDVSQEREKVDQLLVEPNSSHAIIVDNLKKVYPGRDGNPAKFAVRGLSLALPRGECFGMLGPNGAGKTTFISMMIGLTKPTSGTAYVDGLDIQTHMEGIYTSMGVCPQHDLLWETLTGREHLLFYGRLKNLKGSALTQAVEESLRNVNLFNGGVADKQAGKYSGGMKRRLSVAISLIGDPKVVYMDEPSTGLDPASRNNLWNVVKRAKQDRAIILTTHSMEEAEVLCDRLGIFVDGSLQCIGNPKELKGRYGGSYVFTMTTSSDHEEDVEKMVRHLSPNANKIYHLSGTQKFELPKHEIRIADVFHAVENAKSRFTVFAWGLADTTLEDVFIKVARGAQAFNVFS is encoded by the exons ATGGCGGACCCATCACCTGGTCCTGCCAGCTTCTGGACCCAGGCTAATGCTCTGCTCAGAAAGAACGTCACCTACCAG agACGAAATATGAAGACAAATATTCGGCTGATCGCTTTCCCTTTTATCCTTTGTTTATTGCTTGTTCTCCTTCAAGCACTTGTTAATAGTCTTCTGGATAAGCCTTCAAATAATTGTGGCTGTGCTTGTATCAATACAACGGGAGATGGAAAGTGTGTGGAAGTTTGTGGGTTAGAATACTCAGATTTGGACCAAGCAGGAACTTGTCAAATTCCTAACCCTCCAGAATGGCCTCCTCTGTTACAAATACCAGCTCCTGAATATCGTGCGGTGACAACTGATTTTGTTCCATTTACAGACTTGCCAAATGAGTCATGCAGGAGTTCAGGGTCCTGTCCGGCAACTTTCCTTTTCACTGGGAATAATCAGTCTCTTGGAGaaa TTTTGGCTGGAAATATGATCACGAGTTCTTTCACTCTGAATGCCTCTGACGTAGTTGATACTTTAGCCACTAATGTTGCG GGCTCGGCTTCATATCCTCAGACAACCAATTTTCTTGATCCTACTTTTGTTTCGGGTGAACCCGTCTATAATGTGCAAAGCCAGTGCCCATCAAATTCTACATTTTCTGTTTCCTTTAAGCAGTCATCCATTGAGCTGCAACAAG TGGTCAGTTGCGTCCAAGGTTTACATTTGTGGCGCAATAGCTCTTCCGAGATTAATGATGAGCTATATAAAGGTTACCGAAAAGGGAATTTGGAGAGCAAGATTAATGAAATCATTGCAG CTTATGATTTCTTAAACTCGAATGGCAATAGTTTTAATGTGAACATATGGTACAATTCAACCTATAAGAATGACACAGGCCAAACAGCAATTGCATTGGCGCGCGTTCCACGTTCGGTGAATCTG GCATCGAATGCCTACCTTCAGTTTTTGCAAGGGCCtggtacaaaaatgatatttgaGTTTGTCAAAGAAATGCCCAAACCTGAAACAAAAGTCCGGCTGGATTTGTCCTCTCTTCTTGGTACACTCTTCTTTACATGGGTCATTCTACAGCTATTCCCT GTCATTTTGACATCATTGGTTTATGAGAAACAACAGAAATTGAGAATAATGATGAAAATGCATGGGCTTGGTGATGGGCCATACTGGATGATTTCCTAtgcttattttcttctcttatctTTTATCTACATGCTATGTTTTGTGATATTTGGGTCAGTCATAG GTTTAAAATTCTTCACAATGAATGACTACAGCATCcaatttgtgttttatttcatCTATATAAACTTGCAAATTTCGCTGGCCTTTCTTGTGGCTGCAATGTTTTCAAATATCAAAACTGCGGCAG TTATTGGCTACATATGCGTCTTTGGAACTGGGCTTTTAGGAGGCTTTCTTTTCCAATTCTTTGTTCAAGATACATCGTTCCCGA gAGGGTGGATCATTGTGATGGAGTTATATCCTGGCTTCTCTCTATATCGTGGGTTATATGAGTTTGCACAAGCTTCCTTCACAGGAAACTCTTTGGGAACTCATGGAATGCGGTGGGGAGACTTGAGTAATAGCATGAATGGGATGAAAGAGGTCTTGATTATCATGTTTGTTGAGTGGTTGGTGGTGCTTTTTGTTGCATATTATATAGATCGAGTTGTGACATCAGGAAGTAAAGGTCCTCTATTTTTCTTGCAAAACTTTCGAAAGAAACCTCCATCTTTTCGGAAGCCTAGTTTGCAACGGCAGGAATCTAAGGTTTTTGTTCAGATGGATAAACCCGATGTCAGTCAAgag AGGGAGAAGGTCGACCAGCTACTAGTTGAACCAAACTCAAGTCATGCCATCATCGTTGACAACCTCAAAAAAGTGTATCCAGGAAGGGATGGAAATCCGGCGAAATTTGCAGTTAGAGGTTTATCTCTTGCCTTGCCTCGAGGGGAGTGCTTTGGTATGCTTGGCCCCAACGGTGCTGGCAAGACTACTTTTATTAGTATG ATGATCGGTCTTACAAAGCCAACCTCTGGCACAGCATATGTTGACGGACTGGATATACAGACTCATATGGAGGGAATATATACCAGTATGGGTGTATGTCCACAACATGA CCTGCTCTGGGAAACTTTGACAGGAAGGGAGCACTTACTATTTTATGGTAGACTGAAGAACCTCAAAGGTTCTGCCTTAACACAA GCAGTGGAAGAATCTCTAAGGAATGTCAACCTTTTTAACGGAGGGGTTGCTGACAAACAAGCTGGAAAATATAGTGGAGGTATGAAGAGGAGGCTTAGTGTTGCGATTTCATTGATTGGTGATCCCAAA GTTGTTTATATGGATGAGCCAAGCACTGGATTAGATCCAGCTTCAAGAAACAATTTATGGAATGTTGTGAAGCGTGCAAAGCAAGATCGGGCAATCATTCTCACca CACATTCCATGGAAGAGGCAGAGGTCTTGTGTGATCGATTAGGAATATTTGTAGATGGCAGCTTGCAGTGCATTGGAAATCCTAAAGAG CTTAAAGGTAGATATGGAGGATCTTACGTGTTTACGATGACTACATCTTCGGATCATGAGGAAGATGTGGAGAAGATGGTGCGGCATCTCTCTCCAAATGCTAACAAGATATACCACTTATCTGGAACCCAAAAGTTTGAGCTGCCTAAACATGAGATCAGAATTGCTGATGTATTCCATGCAGTCGAGAATGCAAAAAGCAGGTTCACGGTTTTTGCATGGGGTCTGGCTGACACCacattggaggatgttttcaTCAAGGTTGCCCGTGGGGCACAGGCATTCAACGTGTTTTCATGA